In Amia ocellicauda isolate fAmiCal2 chromosome 3, fAmiCal2.hap1, whole genome shotgun sequence, the DNA window AATTTCACGACACTCCGCAGCTCCATTAGTGCGGTTTTCatgcattaatttattattattatttttttaaagattgattTACCCATTTGTAATGACAAACTTAAAACTTTAGCAGCTGGGGGAGCTTAATTAAAGTGCTCGAGATTCTTGActagttttatttagtttttgtatgCCATTAACAgctagttttttattttttttataaagtgaTACAGCCtgaggacagacagagagcGACGCAAATGTGGTAAGAGAGACAAAATGCAAACAGCATTACAGAGTTGCCATAAGGCAGGAGGACAGCCTCATGGCAAGTGGATGATGCTGGGGGCTGAAAAGGCACACCTCATTGAGAGATCaccggtggggggggggttacccAGCTCTCTCTGAACTGAATACACCACCTGTGATGTGAAATGGAAAACCTCTGAACACCAGTGAGACCGAGGATAGGTAACATTATTCTGGAAAAAAGGAGGCGGTCATGTAATAGGTCCCTAATGCAATGCTGGCTTTGTGTGACCCTCTAGGggttggtttaatttatttaatagctGAAGCTTCAAATagcagtgtgagaaacagatgaTGGAAATGGTGATGAACCAAAGAGGTGCAGTGGCGGAGTATCCGTGACGTAAGAAAACAGACCTTCATTCGCTAAGTGAGCTGTCCTGGCCGGAGAAGGTGAAAAGGATATTCTCTGGGGTGTGCGTGACATCGGGTCTGAAGGACTTTGCATAAGTGTCTGCTTTGTTTGAGAAAAGAAACCAGCACAAAGCGTAACAGTAATGGGGTTGTTTTTGGTTGCTCTAACTGTAAACTGCAGTCCTAAGCAGGCAGGTTATCCCAGTCTGAATCAAGCCCACACATTTTTTTCATAAAGAACAACAGACGATATGAATATAGATTAGAGGTTTATCACTGTATTAGAACAttagaaaataagaaagtttacaaacaagaggaggccattcgacccatcgtgctcgtttggtgtccgttGGTAACTATTGTTTTAGTAACACGCTAAGCAGTCACTTTGAACATTGGTGAatcgcacaacattattttaactGTAAGATTGGGTTAagattgtgttgtgtgtggtaATACAAACCTGGTCTTAAAATGACATCTGTCTGACAATGCATATGTTACATGTAGCATACATTTCAATGCAGACTGCTTAATGAAGGACATTAATTTAAGACATTTGACAGTAATGTAAGGAAGCCACTAACTGAAATGAAAGGGTAAATCAAgacaacagcagaaataaaatggaagtctctgtgtttaataattatataataacatTATGACTCAAAATATGTCACCATTGCACTCTGATCTGTCAGTGCAGTCTGATGAGAACCATGCAGCTCCTTTTGCACATATTGACCTCATGACCCGACATGTACTGACTAGCACTGACACCCCCCCAAAGCAGAGTCATGTGCCCAccattgctatatatatatatggagatCTATCTCTTCGGTCCTCCAATAAGTTGAAGAAACATAAAGGACCTTTTTCCAATTTTACAGTCGTGTAGTTGTCTTTATCGGATGATTCATTAAAGCAGTCCAGGTAAACTGAAATCTGCTTAGCAGTTCCATGTGTGATTTTGACAGACTGATTTtgctgtttgtttctgtttgttgtaATTTATGGGGCCTACACACGATAAGACAACGGCAGTATCGCACATCATAAACACGAACGTGGTTAGCATTCAAAACAAGTGTAGCGTTCAAAAGCAGGAGAATGAGGAAATAATCTGCACTCTAGTGGTAGCGCTAAACTGAACGGGATTCAGAATAGTGTCAATTAAGTGCAATTAATTACATATGAAGTAGAAATGAGGTGCCAGTTTACTCTCTTCATTGGCAAATATAAAATTGCAGTGTCCTCCTCCATCTGGAATTATCAGAGATTATAGACAAAGTTGGCTCTGACACCAAGCTGCCAAATCCAGTCTGTAACCACTGGCAATTCCCCCCGCGTCGGATAGGCCTGCTTAATTAGACAGCCTGTCAATATGCAGAGCCCCATTCTCATATGCAGATCAGGACCACTTCATTAAGCTCGGGATGTGAACTGGGCCCACTGCAGGCTGTTAATGGTATTCCATGTTGCAGAACCTGGCATGATTTTAAAGTAGATAGAcagttataaaaatgtatttttgttttgctgtttttttattgcaTAGGCTAATTGTGTGTGAtcaactaattaaataaactaaaatgcaaaaacaatacTTCCTTAAAGTACTTCAAGTTATGATCTTAAAGTGACTGACAGGATTTTAGTGAATGCAGATTTGTCTCTTTCTTCAGATGCTTTAATTGAATGGAGGGACTTCAATCACAATAGATTGCTATTTTCCAACATTCCAGCATTTTCCAGCAAAAATTTGAAACAAGTTCTATTGGAACAGTGAAGTTGCATTAACAATCCATACAGTAACAGCTGTTTTCCGGATAAGAGCCATGTAGtcaattgtatgtatatatacactcacctaaaggattattaggaacaccatactaatactgtgtttgacccccttttgccttcagaactgccttaattctacgtggcattgattcaacaaggtgctgaaagcattctttagaaatgttggcccatattgataggatagcatcttgcagttgatggagatttgtgggatgcacatccagggcacgaagctcccgttccaccacatcccaaagatgctctattgggttgagatctggtgactgtgggggccagtttagtacagtgaactcattgtcatgttcaagaaaccaatttgaaatgattggacctttgtgacatggtgcattatcctgctggaagtagccatcagaggatgggtacatggtggtcataaagggatggacatggtcagaaacaatgctcaggtaggtcgtggcatttaaacgatgcccaattggcactaaggggcctaaagtgtgccaagaaaacatcccccacaccattacaccaccaccaccagcctgcacagtggtaacaaggcctgatggatccatgttctcattctgtttacgccaaattctgactctaccatctgaatgtctcaacagaaatcgagactcatcggaccaggcaacatttttccagtcttcaactgtccaattttggtgagcttgtgcaaattgtagcctctttttcctatttgtagtggagatgagtggtacccggtggggtcttctgctgttgtagcccatccgcctcaaggttgtacgtgttgtggcttcacaaatgctttgctgcataactcggttgtaacgagtggttatttcagtcaaagttgctcttctatcagcttgaatcagtcggcccattctccgctgacctctagcatcaacaaggcattttcgcccacaggactgccgcatactggatgtttttcccttttcacaccattctttgtaaaccctagaaatggttgtgcatgaaaatcccagtaactgagcagattgtgaaatactcagaccgtcccgtctggcaccaacaaccatgccacgctcaaaattgcttaaatcacctttctttcccattcagacattcagtttggagttcaggagattgtcttgaccaggaccacacccctaaatgcattgaagcaactgccatgtgattggttggttagataattgcattaatgagaaattgaacaggtgttcctaataatcctttaggtgagtgtatatatatatatatatatatatatatatatatatatatatataaagtatctGATTGTCATTACTAGGGGTGTGGCATACTTTATACGACCAGGGTGTTTCTGCAGTTGTTTTGCCTGTGGTATGTGAGAAAACTCTCTCCCCCTTCCTGAGATAAATATTGTCCtttgtaatatttataataactAATGAAACTCATTTTACATAGTTGGGCAAACTTTGTTTAAGCTTTGCATTTGCAATTATTAAAGTTTTGCAACATGCAGCAATTTTATTCTGATGGCAAAAtgatgtcatttatttttaatgacaacTCCATTAACCCAGGAGACCTTGAAtttaccatttttattttattatacacaTCTATCAATCCATTTGTGTATATTCACTCAGATGAGAGAACTTCAAACTGCACAGATGGCATAAGGCTAATATTTTTCCTCAAGGCTTTGAATAAAACAAGATTGGTAGACATTAATCTCTGTTTCATGAGCACCAGCACAGGAActaatgaaatatttaaaatatatacggATATATGACTACGAGGATTGTAATTGATATGCATGCTCAAATAATTAGTAACTGTGATGTTtgcctaaaacatttaaaatgtgttaaatggtATAATACAAATCCAATGAAAAGTATCCCTATTAATATTAAGTTAGTAATAAGTTTTGAATAAAACCAAATTCTGCTGAAGCCTGTTCTGTGCAATGTGTCAATAAAGTCAGGTAGCAGAGAAAAGCAGAGAGTGAGACATTTCAACTGTATTCACCTCTTTATTACAGAAAGCAtgatcaatacaaatatataaataagataattaaatataaaaatagagCAGTATTACATGAAAAAAATcagtattcttattattatttttggcttTTTTCCTGTCACCCAAAATAAAATCCTGCTGCTTTGCTCAAAAGAGTCACCAGTAGTCTTAATCAGCTTGCGTTTCTTTAATATAAGTGGCTTCAGTACCAGGTATGAATATGCATCAGAGATATAGAAATGTGTACAAGTTCTGCATAAACCTGATAAACCCAGCAGTAAATAAGACGGTAATACTTTGGTACAGAATGCACAATACCTTTTGTCTCTCGAGCCATTTTTAAGTCACATTCAGCTCAGTATTAAAATGACTATCCACATTGTCAGGGAAGTAGGCATAAATCAATCTAGTGAGTATTTTATTTAAGGTAAGCTTTCCTCATAGATCGCTCTATTCAACAGAACCtcatcagtattattaatacCATATTCCCTGCATGCATTGTGCAGAAGCAGTTTGTAGTGCCTTTACTATAGTGGGGACAATCTGAAAAGCTGGTTAGACAACTAACTGAACCGGAGTtcaatgtaaatatgtattggaTGTTCACGTGCCTTTTGAATTGTCAACCCTAGTCACTCACCGGAGCCAACCAGGATGACGAGCCAAGCTTCTAATGGCCATTAAATGGTTATCTTAAACTCCACTAAAGAAGCTCATCATGAGAGGATTAGGTCTGCTATCAGGTTCCACTACAATACAGCCACAATGAGCAGCGAGTCAGAGATGAGATGGTGAGATTCTGTTAATTCGTCCGTATTGGCAGCTGAAGGCTCCTGTGATAACAGTTCAGTGTCTGGAAACCTGTTTGCAAaggcacacatacacataaacacTAAGGCCAATATACTAGACAAACAATGCTTAGTTTGCATTGTAAATAATACAATGAAACTCAAGAGTGTAAGTAAGTTCTAGTTACACAATGGTTCAGTGTAGTGTTAGTGGttgatgattatttttttctcgtCATCAGCTTTTGAATTCTCAGCAGAGATATAAGATCAGATGTATATGTATTGCTTTTGCAGTTGATCAAGTTGTTTGCAACTCTGATAATACAAAACATACCAACGATTCCATAGAGATTAAATAACTTGGCTTGACAGCAGCGATTctttaataataaaagacacaggTCAGCTGATGTGCGTTATTGGAAAGAGTTCAAGGCGCAGAGAATAGCTTCTGTAGGACTGAGACTGCAACTGGTATGATAATGGGCTTGGACTCACATAATGAAAAGTCACAACATAATCTGAGGTTTCATTATCATCCAGTAATGGAGCCGTTTGATCAATGGTGTGAGGGCTTTCCAAGGAATAGATGTAATTAAATAATGGCACTTAACAGTAATTTGACATATGATGTACGTAAATGTAAATTACAGGTCTTTGCGGATCGATGGCTGTGTTGTGCCGCTCTTCTCGTGGTCACTGGGTTAAATGCAGATGGAATTCCACTACAGCCAGGGGTGTCGAGCAGTCGGACCGTGGTTTACAAAAGTATTTGTGATCACCACCTCCCTGTTAGTGGTAACTGAGTATAGGCTGGTTGGTGTTACCCCCCAGGTACATGGCACACAATCTTACATTCACACATGCATCAGAGGAACACCATTTGTATCAGAACTTATATGCAGGTAGGTTCACTTTATCAATGTATCTTTAGGCAGCAAGGCttcatattttttaacaatTAGTAGAATAAGAACAACTCAATTAAGAGAATTTCTCAAAATTGGACCCATATAtctgtataaaaaataataatcattaccCGTACTTTTAGACTCAAAAGGAAAGTCATGACTTTTAAGACAGAATACAAGATAAAAAGGAGCATTTGTTGTGTTGTGCAAAACACAATAAGTCTATCTCCTCGTGCAAATGAACATAGGTTTCCATCCCTGGCCAAGGGAGAGGGTAGTCATAGGTGCAAATGACGTTACAACAGcaataataaacaattataCAATAGTCATCCCCCGAAATTACATCAAAATTGTTTCCGAGACTGGAAGATTTTCCCAAtaaacaatgttaaaatgggcAGGGTGGTGCCAGGCAATCAATTttgatggagaaaaaaaaatatatatatatatatatatatttattatgataGTTTTACCaaaaaataagacattttaAGGAGGAGGAAACACTTACTGTTAAACTGTAAACTTAAACTCTTAAACTGTAAAATAGAGAGCAGGGGGATGATTTTGATACAAGCTCTGAATACACAATCAAGCTCTGGGCGGTCTTGTcagaaatacaaatgtactAGTAGCCCAAAATCAATACAATTCTAGCCCAAAACCAgcccaatatatatatttttcatgacAAACCTAAATCAATATATATGGTGTTTCCACTCTCCactacatttacatacatacataaacctTCTCTCCCATGCTTTAATATCAATCTTTTTGTATTGAAACCATGTACCCACAgctgaaataaataactaaaatctGCAGCCTCAATAAAACAATTTGCGAAGAGTGCACCGACTTGCTAAACTGTCTGTAGAGCGCAGGTAGGTCTTGTATACAAGTGATTCAGTAGTGAAAGCCACATGCGCCTGCTAAGTGCAATGTTGCCGACGTAAGTCAGGGGGTGATTGTACTAATATACCAATGTGCTCGTGGGTATGTGCTTGTTGTGAACCACCAGCTGCTACTCTAGGTACGTGCTGATGGGATCACAAGATACATCCTTTTATATGATTTGATATTGACTGAGTAATATCTATAGGGAGTGTTGTAGCTGTTGTTCCCTGTAACACACCACAGCTGCGTTAGTACGTCAAGGCCGTGGGGCAGAAGGTGGGTCCCGATGCGAGCTGAAGTAGGCCGGGACCAGGTCTTATGGCAAAATTCAGTCTGCCCAGTCTTGGCTCAGCTTTACGCAGGATTGGCATCGGAAGGTTTTTATGTGATACACTTGAGGAGCATTGAAACAGTCCCGAGGGTCTAATTCTCATTTGTGCTGTCCTCATGTCAAACAGCTGTCAAGTGCCTAACTTTCCTGGTACCAGCTGGATACTGCGTTCTTCTGGGCAGCTCGCTTGGAGAGTTACTCGCTTGAACGACGTTGGGTATCTGCTGGAAAAAAGCACGAGAACgaaaacattaaaatcttaCAGACTTGGCCATTAGACGTGTTGGGGTGTAGCAATGCAAACATCTGAAAGAAGTATATACAGACCAAGAGAAAGCAGGAGAACACAGTCATGTGTAAGAATATGTTGTGCATGTTTAAGCTGGAAAGTGAACCATCAATTATAACCCACAATACATCAGAAAGGGCAGTTATACAATCTGTCCTTCCAGCAAACTAGTCTTGTTCAGAATCTTGTCCAATATAGTCCATCGTGGGGTTCAAAATGGTACAATGCGTCCTATCTGAATGCAACAAGCAGGTCTGTGTAGAAGCTGCCGTGTCCAGTCTAGTATTCGCATCAATATAAGGTTATCTCTGATGCCATGGAGAACTTTCTGAATAATTCAAGAGTGATGAAGTGCCATCCTTTGTTACCTTTGTGTTATTCTTGTAGTTGCCATAGTCATTCAATGTTATACCAGCATAGGCATGatctgtgaaaaacaaatacaccttTTAGAGAAGATcagcgtttttgtttttttacatctcTTTGGTTACCTCAAGTCaacaatgaataaattaaagtaaatatCTTCTAACAACATTTGTGGTCCCCAAAACCCCAGGCTCTGCAAACACAGTGCCCTTCAGCACTGCCATTACCTTCACCGGCAGTGTTGTCCGTGGAGAAACCCCGATTAACTTCTCCCTGGGCTGGGAGGGGTTTGGCATTTGCTCTATTCTGAGCTCTCACTTGGGCGGCTTTCCTGTAAAGATGTAAGCAGTTATAATTAGGAAGGCTGAACAGGTCAAATGCACAAAAAAAAgagcaaaataataatcatgaaaataaaacacttggAGACCTTTCCAGCAATGGCTGCTTCTCAAACCGCACCTTGTCCTATTTGTCTAGGACGGACACCTACCCAAACCCAAGCAATCATTTACTGTTGTTGTTCATATTAGTTGAGAGCTATGGACACACCAAATACATGCTTATAATATAACCAAAAGGATCCATACTGCACTGTGCAGGTAAAGGTAGTTTGATATTGCTGTTCTAGTTACAAGTGCTTGTCCAACAAAAACACTGCAGTAGGTCTGGTGcattggtggtgtttttcttgAGTACCATTGGCTGATGTTTCTGTTCCCTTATTGGTTCAGCAGCTTATCACAGTCACGGGCTACGCATTCACAAAAATCCCTGCAAATGCAACGGAGCAGCCAACGACTTTTAATTAAACTACTTGAGCCAACTGCAAAAACGAGGAACTCGGATCAATACTCCAGTGCTCTGGATTTTGCTAATGGGAAACACCTTAAAGTCAGCACATGGACAAAGATTTAGATGCTCCATTCCCTCACTTTGTACTAGCTGGCATGCGATAGCGATTCTTAATTAAACAGAAGAAGCCAAAGTCACCTACGCTTCTGTTATTTCCACCACCCTTTATTATTTGGTTTGCCCATGCAACAGAGTTTTTCATTCAGTAAATGCTAGCTGCAAAGTTGCTGAATCAGCTACAGCACTGAATAAATGGAACTTTAAATTAATCTGGTGAAATGACATCAATTCCCTTTCACTTATGTTTGTTAAAATAGTTTTGCAGATGGTAGGGAGAGTACTAGCCAGAATCAAATTGAGATACAGCCAATATATCTCTTGTTCACAGCTTTTACCAATTAATTAGTTACAATGCCTGAATGCTGCGAAAATCAGAAACTCATTGTGCTTTTCAAGCTGTTATTCATTCCCCTCCTCCAGAAAGATTTCAGAGCTCAAGGACAAAGCCCTGCCTTCATCAAATGGTTGTCAGCCAGCCTGAATATCCACTTACCTCATTTCTTCCTGATAGTTGGGTCCTGAAAGAGAATGAAGCATGATTTTAATATGGAATATAATGAAGTAATTTGTCTTAGGAATCCGAAGGTTTTATTTGGTTTCTGTGCATTTGTgaattaaaacaatgcaaaaggTTTGATAACCTTACGAGACATATTCCAGTCCACACAAGTTTGCCTGTGGCCCTGAATGAACTTTCTCTGCGATAACAAAATATCTCTCAACCTTTGTTTGTTTAGAGATGTACAACTGTAGCCTGCAGGGAGTTATAAATTGTACTGCAAAAGACAACGCTAACCATTAATGAATTGTATCTCAAAGCACCATTGCTTTCTTCCCCTAGGGTCCATGCAGAagtaaaaacaattatataataaGCAGGCTCAGGGAAGTGGTAAGTGAATGGTATAACATAtgcaattatattatatttattttttagaaaacaTGAAAGGAACCAAAACGGGTGCCATGAGCTaccaatctacactcacctaaaggattattaggaacaccatactaatactgtgtttgaccccctttcgccttcagaactgccttaattctacgtggcattgattcaacaaggtgctgaaagcattctttagaaatgttggcccatattgataggatagcatcttacagctgatggagatttgtgggatgcacatccagggcacgaagctcccgttccaccacatcccaaagatgctctattgggttgagatctggtgactgtgggggccagtttagtacagtgaactcattgtcatgttcaagaaaccaatttgaaatgattcgacctttgtgacatggtgcattatcctgctggaagtagccgtcagaggatgggtacatggtggtcataaagggatggacatggtcagaaacaatgctcaggtaggccgtggcatttaaacgatgcccaattggcactaaggggcctaaagtgtgccaagaaaacatcccccacaccattacaccaccaccaccagcctgcacagtggtaacaaggcatgatggatccatgttctcattctgtttacgccaaattctgactctaccatctgaatgcctcaacagaaatcgagactcatcagaccaggcaacatttttccagtcttcaactgtccaattttggtgagcctgtgcaaattgtagcctctttttcctatttgtaatggagatgagtggtacccggtggggtcttctgctgttgtagcccatccgcctcaaggttgtacgtgttgtggcttcacaaatgctttgctgcatacctcggttgtaacgagtggttatttcagtcaaagttgctcttctatcagcttgaatcagtcggcccattctccgctgacctctagcatcaacaaggcattttcgcccacaggactgccgcatactggatgtttttcccttttcacaccattctttgtaaaccctagaaatggttgtgcgtgaaaatcccagtaactgagcagattgtgaaatactcagacaggcccgtctggcaccaacaaccatgccacgctcaaaattgcttaaatcacctttctttcccattcagacattcagtttggagttcaggagattgtcttgaccaggaccacacccctaaatgcattgaagcaactgccatgtgattggttggttagataattgcattaatgagaaattgaacaggtgttcctaataatcctttaggtgagtgtatactgtccAGCTGTAGTGAGGATGTATAGAATTTAGATAAAATCAATTGTAAGTCTTTTAAATTGAAACTATTTTGTATAGACCTGGACCAGAATATGTAATTGGATATCATCCATAAAAAGTTGAATGCTAACTTACagtcttcatttttcttttgtattggaCATGAACAGGAGGTGTGTATACCTGTCTAAAATTAGATCTCAGGGCCAAGGCATGCCCTTGATGTTAGTGCTAGCCCTGAATCTGTCAAAGAGATTATACAAGTTTAACACACGACTCAGGCACTTTTGTTATCACATACAAGCAACCTGTCTTCCAGCTGAGGATGCCTGTCCATTAGATGGCATTAGAAAACTGAGGGGTACATCTTCAAAAGCTGCCAACAATTCACAAATCGCTAGGCACACTGTATAGTGCATGACACGGTGCTCAGCAGTTGTCTATAGATACCTCTTTTCAATCACCTTTGGGAAAACAGTTTTTCCGTTTATTTGAACTGGTGCTTTAGATGCCAAGCAATTTGACGTCCAAATGGGAAAGTATCCAAGATTCAGGTCCATCGATGTTTTAGTTACATAGCGGCTACAATGTTATTATATttagttacaaatacaatatatCTGGTGATTACGGGGTAAATTGATACATTGGTTGTGCACCTAAAATGCCACTGCCTTTTTTCCATAAAGATAAATATCTTAAATCGCAAATGTCAttacaataatttaaagatcatgtattttgcatgtatgttattaatctcatgttctAAATATCCCGTCTCTAAAGAAAAAATTCTGGAGATATTATCAATACGTTTTCTAGCAAGTTCCTACAAGCCACTGGTTAGAACTGATAAGAAACTAAAATCCTTTATGGTGTTATTGCTGATCTTCCCACCTGGGTTCATTTTTAAGGATACAGCATCACCTGGTGGCAGGGAGTTGTTTTTGTCTTACATGGAAAGTTAGGCAGTGCTAGTCCTGGAAGTCATTGTCACAGTGGAACTAATCCCCACCTGGTCTATTTTGGATTAAATGTATTTGGGAAAAGAGACGACTTTGAAAAAGGTTGATTTAAAGAGGATAGGGACTGGTTTGTCAGACCCAGGTCATTCAGAGCCACATGCTGTATTACAGGAGGGGTGTGTATAGTGACAGCCTTCCCTTGATCCTCCTTAAACTGGATTGAGGTCATAGGCGTTGActcaaaattcaaaataatgGTTCCAAAGTCATTGATACAAAATTAATAATGCATCTATATTAATACTATAATGGTCAGTATGACAACAGTACCCTGACTACCAAGCTGATGGGCCTAGAAGCATTTCTTAGCAAAATCTCTACAAAGTGAATGTTTACCACTTCTAGTGTAAACTAAAGAAGAAGAATATCATAGAAATGACACAGTAAATTAAAGGCAGTTTGTGACGGAGGATGTTATGGGGAAAactctaaaatatatataaaactgctTACTTGTTCTCTTTCTCCTTTTGCAGCAGAGCAAGATCAATAAGATGAGAAACAGTAACAACAGAGCCCCACACACGCTGCAAACGACCGCCACCAGCACCGTCGGGAAGTTTGTCACAGGAGCTGCAACGACATGACCGGCGAAGGATGAATATCCGCTCATTGTAGTAAGAGTTCAGAACAACTACTTTTAATTAATGAGTTCGAATCAGGGAAATGCTCACCTGTTTTGGTCACAGTCAGGAAGGCATTAGCTTGGAGAGGCTGAGACAGAGTGGGAATGGAAGCCAGGCAAGCGACGGAGACATTCTGAGTAGCGTTGATGGCGAGGGTGCTCGTCATGTCATACAGTCCACTGCTGGTCAGGGTGCTGCGTGTGCTGTATTTCCCACTGTCCACTGCCGAGCCATTTACCATCCAGGTTATAGTGGGCTTGGGGAGCCAGCCATTAGCCTGGCACAGGATGCTGGTCTGTGTATTCTGCA includes these proteins:
- the igsf5b gene encoding immunoglobulin superfamily member 5 isoform X1; this translates as MHYSICLVFFLQTAIDATQILQGPQNANVLVNQPASFNCTLTMDWTVLIWNINQYSVLTITKQYGPIVNSNRYMAHNYTTTTSFISELTILQTERSDSGTVTCILQNGGQMNASLSVQVNGTLQIANQGLSVLQNTQTSILCQANGWLPKPTITWMVNGSAVDSGKYSTRSTLTSSGLYDMTSTLAINATQNVSVACLASIPTLSQPLQANAFLTVTKTAPVTNFPTVLVAVVCSVCGALLLLFLILLILLCCKRRKRTRPNYQEEMRKAAQVRAQNRANAKPLPAQGEVNRGFSTDNTAGEDHAYAGITLNDYGNYKNNTKQIPNVVQASNSPSELPRRTQYPAGTRKVRHLTAV
- the igsf5b gene encoding immunoglobulin superfamily member 5 isoform X2, which encodes MHYSICLVFFLQTAIDATQILQGPQNANVLVNQPASFNCTLTMDWTVLIWNINQYSVLTITKQYGPIVNSNRYMAHNYTTTTSFISELTILQTERSDSGTVTCILQNGGQMNASLSVQVNGTLQIANQGLSVLQNTQTSILCQANGWLPKPTITWMVNGSAVDSGKYSTRSTLTSSGLYDMTSTLAINATQNVSVACLASIPTLSQPLQANAFLTVTKTAPVTNFPTVLVAVVCSVCGALLLLFLILLILLCCKRRKRTRPNYQEEMRKAAQVRAQNRANAKPLPAQGEVNRGFSTDNTAGEDHAYAGITLNDYGNYKNNTKIPNVVQASNSPSELPRRTQYPAGTRKVRHLTAV